From the Rhodococcus sp. NBC_00297 genome, one window contains:
- a CDS encoding amino acid permease: MTTTTDQHGADDALHAAENDGYHKGLKTRQVQMIAIGGAIGTGLFMGAGGRLAQAGPALVIAYAVCGFFAFLILRALGELVLHRPTSGSFVSYAREFFGEKAAFVSGWLYWLNWSMTAVVDVTAVALYMNFFGRYWDPIASVPQWVFALAALLLVLSLNLVSVKVFGELEFWFALIKVLALVAFLCIGLYLLVKGTPNQEQGLSMIADNGGLIPNGLLPAVVIIQGVVFAYASIELVGTAAGETPNPEKVIPKAINTVIIRIAVFYVGSVLLLSLLLPYSAYRAGESPFVTFFGSIGVEGADTAMNLIVLTAALSSLNAGLYSTGRILRSMAAAGSAPRFAMKMSKAGVPYGGILLTAAVTLLGVVLNAVVPEQAFEIVLNLAALGIVSAWAMIVLCQLKLWHLSKEGVVTRPSFRLFGAPYTGIATLVFLVVVLVLMGFDYPIGTWTLASLLVIVPALVIGWRAARPGIERLARERARAGGGTVAR, encoded by the coding sequence ATGACCACGACCACCGATCAGCACGGCGCCGACGACGCCCTCCACGCCGCCGAGAACGACGGCTATCACAAAGGCCTGAAAACGCGGCAGGTCCAGATGATCGCCATCGGCGGCGCCATCGGAACCGGCCTCTTCATGGGTGCAGGCGGACGTCTGGCGCAGGCCGGCCCGGCACTCGTCATCGCGTACGCGGTGTGCGGGTTCTTCGCTTTCCTCATCCTTCGGGCGCTCGGCGAACTGGTGCTGCACCGGCCCACGTCCGGGTCCTTCGTGTCCTACGCTCGCGAGTTCTTCGGGGAGAAGGCCGCCTTCGTCTCCGGGTGGCTGTACTGGCTCAACTGGTCGATGACCGCCGTCGTCGACGTGACCGCCGTGGCGCTCTACATGAACTTCTTCGGCCGCTACTGGGACCCGATCGCGTCGGTACCGCAGTGGGTCTTCGCCCTCGCCGCACTGCTGCTGGTTCTGTCCCTGAACCTGGTGTCGGTCAAAGTCTTCGGCGAGCTGGAGTTCTGGTTCGCCCTGATCAAGGTGCTCGCCCTGGTGGCGTTTCTGTGCATCGGCCTCTACCTCCTCGTCAAGGGGACACCGAACCAGGAGCAGGGCCTGTCGATGATCGCCGACAACGGCGGGCTGATCCCCAACGGTCTGCTGCCCGCCGTCGTCATCATCCAGGGCGTCGTGTTCGCCTACGCCTCCATCGAGCTGGTCGGTACCGCCGCGGGCGAGACGCCGAACCCCGAGAAGGTCATTCCGAAGGCGATCAACACCGTCATCATCCGCATCGCGGTCTTCTACGTCGGGTCCGTGCTGCTGCTGTCGCTCCTGCTGCCCTACTCCGCCTACCGCGCGGGTGAGAGCCCGTTCGTCACGTTCTTCGGCTCGATCGGAGTCGAGGGCGCGGACACCGCCATGAACCTCATCGTCCTGACGGCGGCGCTGTCCTCGCTCAATGCCGGGCTCTACTCGACCGGTCGCATCCTCCGATCGATGGCCGCGGCGGGCAGCGCGCCGCGCTTCGCGATGAAGATGAGCAAGGCCGGCGTGCCCTACGGCGGGATCCTGCTCACGGCAGCGGTTACCCTGCTCGGAGTGGTGCTGAACGCGGTGGTGCCCGAGCAGGCGTTCGAGATCGTGCTCAATCTCGCCGCGCTCGGCATCGTCAGCGCCTGGGCCATGATCGTGTTGTGCCAGCTCAAGCTCTGGCACCTGTCGAAGGAGGGCGTGGTGACGCGGCCGTCCTTCCGGTTGTTCGGCGCCCCGTACACCGGCATCGCCACCCTCGTCTTCCTGGTGGTCGTCCTGGTCCTGATGGGCTTCGACTACCCGATCGGCACCTGGACGCTCGCCTCCCTCCTGGTCATCGTTCCCGCGCTGGTCATCGGCTGGCGCGCAGCGCGCCCGGGCATCGAGCGGCTCGCCCGCGAGCGCGCCCGTGCGGGAGGGGGAACGGTCGCCCGATGA
- a CDS encoding aspartate ammonia-lyase, protein MAATRTEHDLLGEREVPADVLWGIHTLRATENFPITGRPISSNTKLIRALAAVKYAAAAANIELGLLDEVRGDAILQAAREILDGRWHDQFVVDVIQGGAGTSTNMNANEVIANRALVLLGHRPGEYAHLHPNEHVNLGQSTNDVYPTACNIATILAVAELSESMRILQDAFRAKAEEFRSIVKMGRTQLQDAVPMTLGQEFGTFAVMIDEDRARLEEASLLVHEINIGATAIGTGLNAAPGYREAAVRHLREITALPLVSATDLVEATQDVGQFVHLSGVLKRCAVKLSKVCNDLRLLSSGPRAGFGEIDLPAVQAGSSIMPGKVNPVIPEVLNQVAFQVIGQDVTITMAAEAGQLQLNAFEPIIMESLTSGMTHLGAACRTLADKCVVGITAHEAHLRDSVEHSIGLVTALNPHIGYQAATEIAKEALESGRGVAELVLERGLLTATRLEELLRPEHLANLQN, encoded by the coding sequence GTGGCCGCCACCCGTACCGAGCACGACCTGCTGGGAGAGCGCGAGGTGCCCGCCGACGTGCTGTGGGGCATCCACACTCTGCGCGCCACCGAGAACTTCCCCATCACCGGACGACCGATCTCATCGAACACCAAGCTGATCCGCGCGCTCGCCGCCGTGAAGTACGCGGCCGCGGCGGCCAACATCGAACTGGGTCTTCTCGACGAGGTGCGCGGCGACGCGATCCTGCAGGCCGCCCGCGAGATCCTGGACGGCCGGTGGCACGACCAGTTCGTCGTCGACGTGATCCAGGGCGGCGCCGGCACGTCGACCAACATGAACGCCAACGAGGTCATCGCCAACCGCGCGCTGGTGCTGCTCGGCCACCGTCCCGGCGAGTACGCGCACCTGCACCCCAACGAGCACGTCAACCTCGGCCAGTCGACCAACGACGTCTACCCCACCGCCTGCAACATCGCGACGATCCTCGCGGTGGCCGAACTGTCCGAGTCGATGCGCATCCTGCAGGACGCCTTCCGCGCGAAGGCAGAGGAGTTCCGCTCCATCGTCAAGATGGGCAGGACCCAGTTGCAGGACGCCGTGCCGATGACACTGGGCCAGGAGTTCGGCACGTTCGCCGTCATGATCGACGAGGACCGCGCCCGCCTCGAGGAGGCGTCACTGTTGGTGCACGAGATCAACATCGGCGCCACCGCGATCGGCACCGGACTCAACGCCGCCCCCGGCTACCGCGAGGCAGCGGTCCGGCACCTCCGCGAGATCACCGCACTCCCCCTCGTCAGCGCGACGGATCTCGTCGAGGCCACGCAGGACGTCGGTCAGTTCGTGCATCTCTCGGGAGTACTCAAGCGGTGCGCCGTGAAGCTGTCGAAGGTGTGCAACGACCTCCGCCTCCTCTCCTCGGGACCGCGTGCAGGGTTCGGCGAGATCGACCTGCCCGCAGTACAGGCGGGCTCGTCGATCATGCCCGGCAAGGTCAACCCCGTCATCCCCGAGGTGCTCAACCAGGTGGCCTTCCAGGTCATCGGCCAGGACGTCACCATCACGATGGCGGCCGAGGCAGGTCAGCTGCAGCTCAACGCCTTCGAGCCCATCATCATGGAGTCGCTCACCTCCGGCATGACGCACCTGGGTGCGGCCTGCCGGACGCTCGCGGACAAGTGCGTCGTGGGGATCACCGCGCACGAGGCCCACCTGCGAGACAGCGTCGAACACTCCATCGGACTGGTCACGGCACTCAACCCGCACATCGGATACCAGGCCGCCACCGAGATCGCCAAGGAGGCACTCGAGAGCGGACGAGGAGTCGCGGAGCTGGTGCTCGAACGCGGCCTCCTGACAGCGACACGTCTCGAAGAACTGCTCCGCCCCGAACATCTCGCGAACCTCCAGAACTGA